The Colias croceus chromosome 3, ilColCroc2.1 genome includes a region encoding these proteins:
- the LOC123705937 gene encoding anaphase-promoting complex subunit 13: MDSKVRRNGRLIDIVDEEWRAEVLPHEDIQVPLEELPDPEADSADSHLTLKEQSLRWQENFPEPANNEQN, from the coding sequence ATGGATAGCAAAGTGCGTCGCAACGGACGTTTGATTGATATTGTGGATGAGGAATGGCGAGCCGAGGTTCTGCCACACGAAGATATCCAGGTACCGTTAGAAGAACTGCCTGATCCAGAAGCCGACAGCGCTGATTCTCACTTGACGCTCAAGGAGCAGAGCTTGCGATGGCAGGAAAACTTCCCTGAGCCAGCAAATAACGAACAAAACTAA